One region of Epilithonimonas zeae genomic DNA includes:
- a CDS encoding UDP-N-acetylmuramate--L-alanine ligase: MKTHFIAIGGSAMHNLAIALKDKGYQVTGSDDAIFEPSKSRLEKKGILPAELGWFPEKLTSDIDAVILGMHAHADNPELAKAKELGLKIYSYPEFLYEQSKEKTRVVIGGSHGKTTITSMILHVLNFHKKDIDYMVGAQLEGFDCMVKITEDNDFMILEGDEYLSSPIDLRSKFLLYQPNIALVSGIAWDHINVFKTFDDYVEQFRKFVASITAGGVLVYNEEDEEVVKEVESAENYFRKIPYKTPDYEIGNGIVNLKTDMGDIPLSVFGKHNLLNMEGARFICSQLGIMEEEFYEAIMSFKGASKRLEKVERQDGGLLYKDFAHAPSKVKATVSAFAEQFENTETFGFLELHTYSSLNPVFLEQYDHAMDGLDNAVVFYSEDALKIKRMEPISPELIKEKFKNENLKVFTNAEDLHQYWEALDKSKGAFVMMSSGNFGGLDLTK, encoded by the coding sequence TTGAAAACCCATTTCATTGCTATTGGCGGTTCTGCGATGCACAATCTTGCTATTGCGCTCAAAGACAAAGGCTATCAGGTAACTGGTTCCGATGATGCTATTTTCGAACCTTCAAAATCCAGACTGGAAAAAAAAGGAATTCTGCCTGCAGAATTAGGTTGGTTTCCTGAGAAACTAACTTCTGATATTGATGCGGTAATTCTCGGAATGCACGCCCACGCAGACAATCCCGAACTCGCAAAAGCAAAAGAATTAGGTTTGAAAATCTATTCTTATCCAGAGTTTCTCTACGAACAGTCCAAAGAAAAGACTCGTGTTGTTATTGGTGGTTCTCACGGGAAAACAACAATTACGTCAATGATTCTTCACGTCCTGAATTTTCACAAGAAGGACATAGATTATATGGTCGGTGCGCAATTGGAAGGTTTTGATTGTATGGTGAAAATCACTGAGGATAATGACTTTATGATTCTCGAAGGTGATGAATATCTGTCTTCACCCATTGATTTACGTTCGAAGTTTTTACTTTATCAACCAAACATCGCTTTGGTTTCCGGAATTGCCTGGGATCATATCAATGTTTTCAAAACATTTGATGATTACGTTGAGCAGTTTAGAAAATTTGTGGCAAGTATTACCGCGGGTGGTGTTCTGGTTTATAACGAGGAAGATGAAGAAGTGGTGAAAGAGGTAGAAAGTGCCGAAAATTACTTCCGTAAAATTCCGTACAAAACACCGGATTACGAAATCGGGAATGGAATTGTGAATCTTAAAACCGATATGGGCGATATTCCGTTGTCCGTTTTTGGCAAACACAATTTGCTGAATATGGAAGGCGCAAGATTTATTTGTTCTCAGTTGGGCATTATGGAAGAGGAATTCTACGAAGCGATTATGAGTTTCAAAGGCGCTTCAAAAAGATTGGAGAAAGTCGAAAGGCAAGACGGAGGTTTGTTGTATAAAGATTTCGCACACGCACCAAGCAAAGTGAAAGCGACAGTTTCCGCTTTTGCAGAACAATTTGAAAATACAGAGACGTTTGGGTTCTTGGAATTACATACTTATTCCAGTTTGAATCCTGTTTTCTTGGAACAATATGACCACGCAATGGATGGCTTAGACAACGCCGTTGTTTTTTATTCCGAAGATGCGTTGAAAATCAAAAGAATGGAACCAATTTCTCCAGAATTAATAAAGGAAAAATTCAAAAATGAGAATCTGAAAGTGTTTACAAATGCGGAAGATTTACATCAATATTGGGAAGCATTAGACAAATCAAAAGGTGCTTTTGTAATGATGAGTTCCGGTAATTTTGGAGGTCTGGATTTGACTAAATAA
- a CDS encoding thioredoxin fold domain-containing protein, translating into MKIITFILLMSFGILNSQELKTYSFQNLPEESDKPILIYMKTNWCSVCKIQMHQMEKDLELEKLLNEKIHFIIFDAEKTKEKIEFLDKTYLYISNGNSGIHELAMEFSRNQKPIYPTWVLIDSQAKVLFYQQGLIDNEILKSIIHNSTQLSVALKN; encoded by the coding sequence ATGAAAATAATCACTTTTATATTATTGATGAGTTTTGGAATTCTTAATTCTCAGGAATTGAAGACTTACTCATTCCAAAATTTGCCTGAGGAATCGGACAAACCTATTTTGATTTATATGAAAACGAACTGGTGTTCGGTTTGTAAAATTCAGATGCATCAGATGGAGAAAGATTTGGAACTGGAAAAGTTGTTAAATGAGAAAATTCACTTCATCATTTTTGATGCAGAAAAAACAAAAGAGAAAATTGAATTCTTAGACAAAACTTACCTGTATATTTCGAACGGTAATTCTGGAATTCACGAATTGGCGATGGAATTTTCGAGGAATCAAAAACCTATTTATCCGACTTGGGTTTTGATTGATTCTCAAGCGAAGGTTTTGTTCTATCAGCAAGGTTTGATTGATAATGAAATTTTAAAATCAATAATACATAATTCGACTCAGCTCAGTGTGGCATTAAAGAATTAA
- a CDS encoding Bax inhibitor-1 family protein, protein MNDSLMVSQLSEIERAEFYRKTYMHVAVAILAFGAVEYLLLQTIPLETILSLMTGKYIWLAVIGIFWMVSMLATKLSFSVSKNTQYLGLGLFVLIEAVIFLPMLGIASLYAPQIITQAALVTLFMFAGLTATVFFTNKDFSFLRNIIVIGGFVALGVIVVGAIFGFNLGLWFSLAMVGLASASILYETYNIKNVYTKGQYVGAALQMFSSIMLLFWYILRIFLSRRD, encoded by the coding sequence ATGAATGATTCATTAATGGTTTCTCAGTTGTCAGAAATCGAAAGAGCAGAATTTTACAGGAAAACATATATGCACGTAGCAGTCGCTATTTTGGCGTTTGGAGCGGTGGAATATTTGTTGTTACAGACGATTCCGTTGGAAACGATTTTGTCTTTGATGACGGGAAAATATATTTGGCTTGCCGTGATTGGGATTTTTTGGATGGTGTCTATGCTGGCAACAAAATTATCCTTTTCTGTATCCAAAAACACGCAATATTTGGGATTGGGACTGTTTGTTTTGATAGAAGCCGTGATTTTCTTGCCGATGTTAGGAATCGCAAGTTTGTATGCACCACAAATCATCACACAAGCGGCTTTGGTAACCCTTTTTATGTTTGCCGGATTGACAGCAACAGTGTTTTTTACTAATAAAGATTTTTCTTTCCTGAGAAACATTATCGTCATTGGCGGTTTTGTAGCACTAGGCGTTATTGTTGTGGGTGCTATTTTTGGTTTCAATTTAGGACTTTGGTTCTCTCTTGCGATGGTTGGATTGGCGAGCGCGAGTATTCTTTATGAGACTTATAACATCAAAAATGTTTACACAAAAGGGCAATATGTTGGTGCAGCTTTGCAAATGTTCTCATCGATAATGCTTTTGTTCTGGTATATTTTGAGAATATTTTTGAGCAGAAGAGATTAG
- the fahA gene encoding fumarylacetoacetase, with product MKSFINYPSDSDFSIHNIPFGVCVFNKEFIACATRIGDIVIDLATLFDLGYFENIKGFEENVFEGYTINEFIELGKPITNKVREKIQELLLEDSLLSKDERALEECFYNLDEIQMMMPLHIPNYTDFYSSIQHATNVGMMFRDPANALLPNWKHLPVGYHGRASSIVLSGIDITRPCGQIKPADSDKPIFSASKQLDFELEMAFVVNKNTNLGERISITETEDAIFGMMIFNDWSARDIQSWEYVPLGPFLGKNFGSSISPWIVTLEALQPFKTESPKQEPEVLDYLKFEGDKNYDINLQVYLKPENSEENLISESNYKFMYWNMCQQLAHHTVNGCNVEVGDVYASGTISGEDEKSYGSMLELTWRGTKPLQLKNGIERKFIEDGDTITMKAWSEKDGIRVGFGEVSGKILPAI from the coding sequence ATGAAATCCTTCATCAATTATCCTTCAGATTCCGATTTTTCAATTCATAATATTCCGTTCGGCGTTTGTGTTTTCAACAAAGAATTTATTGCCTGTGCTACAAGAATCGGCGATATTGTCATCGATTTGGCAACGTTATTTGATCTTGGTTATTTTGAAAATATTAAAGGCTTTGAAGAAAATGTTTTCGAAGGGTATACGATTAACGAATTTATAGAATTGGGAAAACCAATTACGAATAAAGTTCGTGAGAAAATTCAGGAATTGTTGTTAGAAGATTCTTTGCTGTCGAAAGACGAAAGAGCTCTGGAAGAATGTTTTTACAATCTGGATGAAATCCAAATGATGATGCCTTTACACATCCCGAATTATACTGATTTCTACAGCAGTATCCAGCACGCCACCAATGTCGGGATGATGTTCCGTGATCCTGCGAATGCGTTATTGCCCAACTGGAAACATTTGCCGGTGGGTTATCACGGTCGTGCTTCGTCCATTGTTTTATCAGGAATTGATATTACAAGACCTTGCGGACAGATTAAACCTGCTGATTCAGATAAACCAATTTTCAGTGCATCGAAACAACTCGATTTCGAATTAGAAATGGCTTTTGTTGTCAATAAAAATACGAATTTGGGAGAAAGGATTTCTATTACAGAAACTGAGGATGCAATTTTTGGAATGATGATTTTTAACGATTGGTCAGCAAGAGATATTCAAAGTTGGGAATATGTTCCGTTGGGTCCATTTTTGGGGAAAAACTTCGGGTCTTCTATTTCGCCTTGGATTGTAACGTTGGAAGCTTTACAACCATTCAAAACTGAATCTCCGAAGCAGGAACCGGAAGTTTTGGATTATTTGAAATTTGAAGGCGATAAAAATTATGACATCAATCTTCAAGTTTATCTTAAGCCGGAAAATTCTGAAGAAAATCTGATTTCTGAGAGCAATTACAAATTTATGTATTGGAATATGTGTCAGCAATTGGCACATCATACTGTTAATGGTTGTAATGTGGAAGTTGGCGATGTTTACGCCAGTGGGACAATTTCAGGAGAAGATGAAAAATCCTACGGTTCTATGTTGGAATTGACTTGGAGAGGAACAAAACCTTTGCAACTCAAAAACGGAATCGAAAGAAAATTCATAGAAGATGGTGACACCATTACAATGAAAGCCTGGTCAGAAAAAGACGGAATCCGGGTTGGATTTGGCGAAGTTTCGGGAAAAATTTTACCAGCTATTTAA
- a CDS encoding homogentisate 1,2-dioxygenase: MRYVQLGKVPQKRHTIFKSEDDQFYYEQLFGTEGFHGIASLLYHTHRPTQIKSIGNIKDVTPKIAVEKNVTPRMIKGAKVTPEDDFLESRKVLMLNNDLKMGLAKPRKSTDYFYKNAECDELLFVHEGKGVLKTMLGNIDFSVGDYLIIPRGTIYQLELETEQNVFFFIEAHSPIYTPRRYRNEFGQLLEHSPFCERDIIPPTFVEPKNEKGDFLIKVKKENQITDFVYATHPFDVVGWDGYFYPYKFNIKNFEPITGRVHQPPPVHQNFEAHNFVVCSFCARMYDYHPQAIPAPYNHSNIDSDEVLFYTEGDFMSRNHVDLMDFSLHPGGIVHGPHPGAMERSIGKKFTDEYAVMVDPFRPLKLTEEAIKVEDPSYKTSWLE, from the coding sequence ATGAGATACGTTCAGCTGGGGAAAGTTCCTCAAAAAAGACACACGATTTTTAAGTCAGAAGATGACCAGTTCTACTACGAGCAACTCTTTGGGACTGAAGGTTTTCACGGGATTGCATCGTTGCTTTATCATACACATCGTCCAACTCAAATCAAATCGATTGGCAATATAAAAGACGTTACACCAAAAATTGCGGTGGAAAAAAACGTCACGCCTAGAATGATAAAAGGTGCAAAAGTGACCCCTGAAGACGATTTTTTGGAAAGTCGAAAGGTTTTGATGCTAAACAACGACTTGAAAATGGGTTTGGCAAAACCAAGAAAATCGACCGATTATTTCTATAAAAACGCAGAATGCGACGAATTACTTTTCGTTCACGAAGGAAAAGGTGTTTTGAAAACCATGCTCGGTAATATCGATTTCTCCGTCGGAGATTATCTTATCATTCCGAGAGGAACAATTTATCAGCTGGAATTGGAAACCGAACAAAATGTCTTTTTTTTCATAGAAGCGCATTCGCCGATTTACACGCCTAGACGTTACCGAAACGAGTTTGGACAATTGCTTGAACATTCGCCATTTTGTGAGCGTGATATTATTCCACCAACTTTTGTAGAACCGAAAAATGAGAAAGGCGATTTTCTGATCAAAGTCAAAAAAGAAAATCAAATTACGGATTTCGTTTATGCTACACATCCATTTGATGTCGTCGGTTGGGATGGTTATTTTTATCCGTATAAATTCAATATCAAAAATTTTGAACCAATTACCGGTCGAGTTCATCAACCGCCTCCGGTTCATCAGAATTTTGAGGCACATAATTTTGTCGTTTGCTCATTCTGCGCAAGAATGTATGATTATCATCCGCAAGCCATTCCGGCACCTTATAATCATTCCAATATCGATTCCGATGAGGTTTTGTTTTATACGGAAGGTGATTTTATGAGCAGAAATCACGTTGATTTGATGGATTTTTCACTCCATCCAGGAGGAATTGTTCACGGTCCGCATCCCGGCGCAATGGAAAGAAGCATCGGTAAAAAGTTCACAGATGAATATGCGGTGATGGTTGACCCATTCCGGCCATTGAAATTGACTGAAGAAGCGATAAAAGTGGAAGACCCGAGTTATAAAACGAGTTGGTTGGAGTAA
- a CDS encoding TonB-dependent receptor plug domain-containing protein gives MKLFILSLLLFSSLIFAQTDSIKIDSVKTNMADSVKNQNNIDEVTITQFSVKKLNSPISTDVYSQQFFRKNPTPNVFEAIAMVNGVKPQLNCSVCNTGDIHINGLEGAYTMILIDGMPIVSSLSTVYGLSGIPNSLIDRIEITKGPASSIFGSEAMGGVINIITKNALQAPNFSTDVMTGNQGEINLDIAKKVIDNKNFSSLLSINYFYFGNRIDQNKDNFTDTALQNRISIFNKWNFKRKENRLASFALRYFYEDRFGGEMQWKKENRGSDDVYGESIYTNRFELFGIYQLPTKEKFLLQYSYNYHDQNSFYGNTPYMATQKVLFLQLNWEKQLGKHSLKSGISYKSNFYDDNTPGTANSSGQNQPMKSPITGIYLEDEWEINDKNTLLLGYRYDYHKIHKSVHSPRLAWKFEPNPYNTLRLSFGTGFRVVNLFTEDHAALTGSREVIIKEDLKPEKSLNTNLSYLMKIPVNNYFINVDINGFYSYFTNKIIGDFDSEPDKIIYNNLLGHAISRGISADVSTNWTLPFQVMFGVTYMDVYSINDDEKTQQLHAPKWSGTYNLTYQFKNQFTLDLTGQLYGLMRLPTVPNDFRPEYSPWFTLMNIQLSKKFDNGFEVYGGIRNLLNFIPKNPILRPFDPFDNQVDDVANNPYCYTFDTTYGYAPMQGIRSFIGIRYQIR, from the coding sequence ATGAAATTATTTATTCTTTCGCTTTTACTTTTTTCGAGTTTAATTTTTGCTCAGACAGATTCTATCAAAATTGATTCTGTAAAAACCAATATGGCTGATTCTGTTAAAAATCAAAATAATATTGATGAAGTCACGATAACTCAGTTTTCTGTGAAGAAATTAAACAGTCCGATTTCGACGGATGTTTATTCGCAACAATTTTTCAGAAAGAATCCAACACCCAACGTTTTTGAAGCCATTGCGATGGTAAACGGGGTGAAACCTCAACTTAATTGTTCGGTTTGTAATACGGGCGACATTCACATTAATGGTCTGGAAGGCGCTTACACGATGATTTTGATCGACGGAATGCCCATCGTAAGTTCGCTTTCAACAGTGTATGGCTTAAGCGGAATCCCAAATAGTCTGATTGACAGAATCGAAATCACAAAAGGGCCGGCTTCTTCGATTTTCGGTTCGGAAGCAATGGGTGGCGTAATAAATATTATCACAAAAAACGCATTGCAAGCGCCGAATTTCTCAACAGATGTAATGACAGGAAATCAAGGTGAAATAAATCTTGATATTGCGAAAAAAGTAATTGACAATAAGAATTTTTCGAGTTTATTGAGTATCAATTATTTTTATTTCGGAAACAGAATTGATCAGAATAAAGACAATTTTACAGACACTGCTTTGCAAAACAGAATCTCAATTTTCAACAAGTGGAATTTTAAAAGAAAGGAAAACCGATTAGCAAGTTTTGCTTTGAGATATTTTTATGAGGATAGATTCGGTGGAGAAATGCAATGGAAAAAAGAAAACCGAGGTTCTGATGATGTTTACGGCGAAAGTATTTACACCAATAGATTTGAGTTATTTGGGATTTATCAATTGCCGACAAAGGAAAAATTTTTGCTTCAATATTCTTACAATTATCACGACCAAAATTCATTTTATGGCAACACGCCTTATATGGCAACTCAGAAAGTTTTGTTTCTGCAACTGAATTGGGAAAAGCAATTGGGAAAACATAGCCTGAAATCGGGAATCAGCTATAAATCAAATTTCTACGATGACAATACGCCTGGAACCGCCAATTCTTCAGGACAAAATCAACCTATGAAATCTCCGATTACAGGCATTTATTTGGAAGATGAGTGGGAAATTAATGACAAAAATACGTTGCTTTTAGGTTATAGATACGATTATCATAAGATTCACAAATCTGTGCACTCGCCGAGACTGGCTTGGAAATTTGAGCCCAATCCATACAATACTTTGAGGTTAAGTTTCGGGACAGGTTTCCGTGTAGTAAATCTTTTTACAGAAGACCACGCAGCGCTGACTGGATCGCGCGAAGTCATTATCAAAGAAGATTTGAAACCTGAAAAATCATTGAATACGAATCTTAGTTATCTGATGAAAATCCCTGTCAATAATTATTTCATCAATGTGGATATCAATGGTTTTTACTCATATTTCACCAACAAGATCATTGGTGATTTTGATTCTGAGCCGGATAAAATCATTTATAACAATCTATTGGGACACGCTATATCCAGAGGAATTTCGGCTGATGTGAGTACAAATTGGACTCTACCATTCCAAGTGATGTTTGGTGTGACTTATATGGATGTTTATTCTATAAATGATGATGAAAAAACACAGCAATTACACGCTCCAAAATGGAGTGGAACTTACAATTTGACTTATCAATTTAAGAATCAATTTACACTGGATTTGACTGGACAATTGTATGGACTGATGCGCTTGCCGACTGTTCCGAATGATTTTCGGCCAGAATATTCGCCTTGGTTCACGTTGATGAATATTCAGTTGAGTAAGAAATTTGATAATGGTTTTGAAGTTTATGGAGGCATCAGAAATCTTTTAAATTTTATTCCAAAAAATCCAATTTTGAGACCGTTTGACCCTTTTGACAATCAGGTTGATGATGTCGCAAATAATCCATACTGCTATACTTTCGATACAACTTATGGTTATGCGCCGATGCAGGGAATCAGAAGTTTTATTGGAATTAGATATCAAATTAGATAA
- a CDS encoding flavin reductase family protein, whose amino-acid sequence MKTIIPSDISAVQLQQVMQTAIAPRPIALASTINSKGEINLSPFSFFNMFSTVPPVVIISPSRRVRDNTTKHTLENLKEVPELVIGNVNFDMVQQVSLASTEYEDGVNEFIKSGLTMKSADIVKPPLITESPVNFECKVLEIKSLGNLGGSGNLVIAEIVKIHIQEKYLDEAGNLEQKQLDLVARLGGNFYSRNNENNIFEVPKPLVTKGIGYDQLPNEIKQSDVFTGNDLGMLANVEILPIGNFSSEKDVHLSAQKFLKNNEIDKAWEILKL is encoded by the coding sequence ATGAAAACCATCATTCCTTCCGATATTTCCGCAGTTCAATTGCAACAAGTAATGCAAACGGCGATTGCACCAAGACCGATTGCTTTGGCAAGTACGATTAACAGCAAAGGAGAAATCAACCTTTCGCCTTTTAGTTTTTTCAATATGTTCAGCACGGTTCCGCCGGTTGTGATTATTTCGCCTTCCAGAAGAGTGCGTGATAATACCACAAAACATACTTTGGAAAATCTGAAAGAAGTTCCGGAATTGGTGATTGGAAATGTCAATTTCGATATGGTTCAGCAGGTTTCTTTGGCGAGTACAGAATACGAAGATGGCGTTAATGAATTTATCAAATCCGGATTGACAATGAAATCAGCCGACATCGTCAAACCACCTTTGATTACAGAATCTCCTGTTAATTTCGAATGTAAGGTTTTGGAAATTAAATCGCTTGGAAATCTTGGCGGTTCAGGAAATCTTGTGATTGCGGAAATTGTCAAAATTCATATCCAAGAAAAATATCTGGATGAGGCTGGAAATCTTGAACAGAAGCAATTGGATTTGGTGGCGAGATTAGGAGGTAATTTCTATTCCAGAAACAATGAAAATAATATCTTCGAAGTTCCTAAACCATTAGTAACAAAAGGAATCGGTTACGACCAACTCCCTAACGAGATCAAACAAAGCGATGTTTTTACAGGCAACGATTTGGGAATGTTAGCGAATGTAGAAATTTTACCGATTGGGAATTTTTCTTCGGAAAAAGATGTACATTTATCAGCACAAAAGTTTTTAAAAAACAATGAAATCGATAAGGCTTGGGAAATTTTGAAACTTTAA
- a CDS encoding type II toxin-antitoxin system RelE/ParE family toxin, which produces MGDSKQPKNFFQNMVYKIVWSKFSEQQIDEIFLYYQEKSKSYEIAQKIIVKILLAPDKLINTPRIGQREISLEHKNIEYRYIIESNYKIIYSINDESLQVRIVDIFDTRQNPLKIERKK; this is translated from the coding sequence ATGGGAGATTCAAAACAACCGAAGAACTTCTTTCAAAATATGGTTTATAAAATTGTCTGGTCAAAGTTTTCTGAACAACAAATCGATGAAATTTTTCTTTACTATCAAGAAAAATCTAAAAGTTATGAAATTGCACAAAAAATCATAGTTAAAATTCTTTTAGCTCCTGATAAGTTAATCAATACTCCAAGAATTGGACAAAGAGAAATCTCCTTAGAACATAAAAATATTGAGTACCGCTATATTATAGAATCGAATTATAAAATAATATATTCAATAAACGATGAGAGTCTACAAGTCAGAATCGTTGATATTTTTGACACTCGCCAAAATCCGTTAAAAATTGAACGAAAAAAATAA
- the hppD gene encoding 4-hydroxyphenylpyruvate dioxygenase has translation MSTLTFAEKIAQAENFLPINGTDFIEFYVGNAKQAAHFYKTAFGFQSVAYAGPETGVRDRASYVLQQGKVRLVLTSGLRSDSPICEHQKKHGDGVKILALWVDDAYKAFEETTKRGGKPYLEPKTLTDEFGEVRMSGIYTYGETVHMFIERKNYTGAFMPGYEKWESDYNPSDVGLLYVDHCVGNVGWDRMIPTVEWYEKVMGFVNILSFDDKQINTEYSALMSKVMSNGNGYAKFPINEPAEGQRKSQVEEYLDFYEGEGVQHIAVATKDIVKTVTELKNRGVEFLSPPPEAYYEMIPERVGAIDEDIKKLQNLGILVDCDEEGYLLQIFTKPVEDRPTLFYEIIERHGAQSFGAGNFKALFEALEREQERRGNL, from the coding sequence ATGTCAACACTCACTTTTGCCGAGAAAATCGCACAAGCCGAGAATTTTCTCCCAATCAACGGAACCGATTTTATAGAGTTTTATGTAGGAAATGCCAAGCAAGCCGCTCATTTTTACAAAACGGCGTTTGGATTTCAGTCTGTCGCTTATGCTGGCCCGGAAACTGGTGTCAGAGATAGAGCGTCTTATGTTCTTCAACAAGGAAAAGTCAGATTGGTTTTAACTTCTGGTCTTAGGTCAGACTCTCCAATTTGTGAACATCAGAAAAAACACGGTGACGGCGTTAAGATTCTGGCACTTTGGGTAGATGATGCTTACAAAGCTTTTGAAGAAACAACTAAACGTGGTGGAAAACCTTACCTAGAACCAAAAACTTTGACCGATGAATTCGGGGAAGTCAGAATGTCCGGAATTTATACTTATGGCGAAACGGTGCATATGTTCATAGAGCGCAAAAATTATACAGGCGCATTTATGCCGGGTTACGAAAAATGGGAAAGCGATTACAATCCTTCTGATGTTGGATTATTATATGTTGACCATTGCGTAGGCAATGTCGGCTGGGACAGAATGATTCCCACAGTAGAGTGGTACGAGAAAGTAATGGGATTTGTGAATATTCTTTCATTTGATGATAAGCAAATCAATACAGAATATTCTGCATTAATGTCAAAAGTAATGTCCAACGGAAATGGTTATGCCAAATTCCCAATCAACGAACCAGCCGAAGGTCAGAGAAAATCTCAGGTTGAAGAATATCTGGATTTCTACGAAGGTGAAGGTGTTCAACATATTGCTGTTGCCACAAAAGACATTGTGAAAACTGTTACAGAACTTAAAAATAGAGGTGTAGAATTTCTTTCTCCACCACCAGAAGCTTATTACGAAATGATTCCGGAAAGAGTAGGTGCTATTGATGAAGATATCAAAAAACTTCAGAATCTTGGAATTTTGGTGGATTGTGATGAAGAAGGTTACTTGCTTCAGATTTTTACAAAACCTGTGGAAGACAGACCAACATTGTTTTACGAAATCATCGAGAGACACGGCGCTCAGAGTTTCGGAGCTGGGAATTTCAAGGCGCTTTTCGAAGCTTTGGAAAGAGAGCAGGAGAGACGCGGAAATCTTTAA
- a CDS encoding acetyl-CoA hydrolase/transferase family protein — protein MVNYVSSEEAVSIIKSGDRIFGHGSACTPNLLYDELAIQSSRLSNVEMVSITQQGNVEIAKPQYKDNFYVNSLFTSTPVREAVNGENGDYVPIFLSEIPILFKNGILPIDVALITVSPPDSHGYCTLGTSVDVARSAIDTAKKIIAIVNPKMPRTHGDGMIHINRIEKLVWSEEDLLTIDYGSKVGAEEMLIGKHVAELIDDKATLQMGIGTIPDAVLKCLGNHKDLGVHTEMLSDGVIDLIKNDIINNKYKGTHTNRTITSFCFGTRKLYDFVDDNPSIAFMDVQHVNFPINIMKNKKMHAINSAIEIDLTGQVCADSIGTYQFSGIGGQMDFMRGAALSEGGKPIMALSSRTKKGVPRIVPFLKQGAGVVTTRGHIHYVVTEFGTAYLYGKNLRQRAKALIEISHPDDREMLDRAAYERFK, from the coding sequence ATGGTCAATTATGTTAGTTCAGAAGAAGCCGTTTCAATTATAAAAAGCGGTGACAGGATTTTTGGACACGGAAGCGCATGTACGCCTAATCTTTTGTATGATGAATTAGCAATACAATCTTCCCGTTTGAGCAATGTGGAAATGGTTTCTATCACGCAACAGGGCAATGTTGAAATTGCAAAACCTCAATATAAAGATAATTTTTATGTCAATTCACTATTCACCTCCACACCGGTTCGTGAAGCTGTGAATGGTGAAAATGGTGACTATGTTCCTATTTTTTTGAGTGAAATCCCCATTCTTTTCAAAAACGGAATTCTGCCAATTGATGTGGCTTTGATAACAGTTTCTCCACCAGATAGTCACGGATATTGTACTTTGGGAACTTCCGTGGATGTGGCGAGAAGTGCGATTGACACCGCTAAAAAAATCATCGCAATCGTCAATCCAAAAATGCCAAGAACACACGGCGATGGAATGATTCACATCAACAGAATCGAGAAATTGGTTTGGAGTGAAGAGGATCTTTTGACGATTGATTATGGTTCAAAAGTTGGTGCTGAAGAAATGCTGATTGGAAAACATGTTGCAGAATTGATTGATGATAAAGCCACTTTGCAAATGGGAATCGGAACTATTCCGGATGCGGTTTTGAAGTGCTTGGGCAATCATAAAGACCTTGGCGTTCATACAGAAATGTTGAGTGATGGCGTGATTGATTTGATTAAAAATGATATCATTAACAATAAATATAAAGGAACACATACCAACAGAACGATTACCAGTTTTTGTTTTGGAACCAGAAAATTGTATGACTTTGTAGATGATAATCCGTCGATTGCTTTTATGGATGTTCAGCACGTTAATTTCCCGATTAACATTATGAAAAACAAGAAAATGCACGCTATCAATTCAGCAATCGAGATTGATTTGACAGGTCAGGTTTGTGCAGATTCTATCGGAACTTATCAGTTCAGCGGAATTGGCGGGCAAATGGATTTTATGCGTGGCGCCGCGTTGAGTGAAGGAGGAAAACCAATTATGGCTTTATCTTCCAGAACCAAAAAGGGTGTTCCGAGAATTGTTCCTTTCCTGAAACAAGGTGCTGGCGTTGTAACTACCAGAGGTCATATTCATTATGTTGTTACGGAATTTGGAACGGCTTATCTCTACGGTAAAAATCTCCGTCAAAGAGCAAAGGCTTTAATCGAGATTTCTCATCCGGATGATAGAGAGATGTTGGACAGAGCAGCATACGAAAGATTTAAATAA